The Streptomyces sp. NBC_00335 DNA window CGCGTGTCGCCGAGGCCTTCGATGTCGAGCTGGTCGCGGCCGGCCGCGTAGATCACCGAGGCCACGGCCTGACAGCTGCGGCCGCGCACGCACCGCCACCGCTGCTCGGAGGTGTCGATCGCGTCGCCACAGCGGGGGCACGCCTCGGGGAAGACGATCGGGCTCTCGGCGCCGGTGCGCTGGTCGACCAGCGGTGCCTCGATCCGGGGGATCACGTCGCCGGCCCGGTACACGAACACCTGGTCGTCGATCATGAGCCCGCGACGGGTGATATCGGAAGGGTTGTGAAGAGTGGCGTAAGTGACCGTCACCCCGTCGATGACCACGGGCTCCAGGACGGCGCGCGGGGCGATGATCCCGGTCCGGCCGACGTTCCACTCCACCGCCAGCAGGCGCGTCACCTTGTGTTCGGCCGCCAGTTTCCGGGCCACCGCCCATCTCGGGGCGCGCGAGCCGTTGCCGGCCTGCCGCTGGTCCTCGGCCGTATCGGCCTTGACGACGACACCGTCGATCCCGAACGGCAGGTCTCCGCGCAGGCCGGCGATCACGTCGACGCGTTCCTGTACCTGCTCCACGGTCTCGCATCGCAGCGGGGCGGCGGCCGTACCGGCGGCCGTGTTCGCACCGAGCGCCGCCAGGTTCTCCAGCAGGGCGACGTGGCCGAGGTCGGCCAGGCCGATCGCGCTGTAGGCGAAGAAGGTCAACTCGATCCGGTAGGGGCGGTCCTTGGCCCGCAGAGTGCCGGCTGCTCCGCTGCGCGGGTGTGCGAAGGGCGTGGCCTCGTGGGCGAGCCGGATCCGGTTGGCCTCCTCGAACTGCGCGGTCGTCAGCAGTACCTCACCGCGCAGCTCGACGTCGATCGGCTGGGTGAGTACCGCAGGCAGACCGAGGACGGCGTCGGCGGCGTGGGTGATGTCCTCGCCGGCCAGTCCGTCACCGCGGGTGAGGACCTGAACGAGCCTGCCACCGCGGTACCGGGCGGCGACCGCGAGGCCGTCGAGCTTCGGCTCCACACACCACCCGGCCACGGGGTGACCCAGGCGCCGTTCCAGCCCCGCGGCCCACTCGGCGAGCTCATCGGCGTCGAAGACGTTGTCGAGGGAGAGCATGGGAACCGAGTGCGGCACGTCACCCTGGACAGCCCCGCCCGCCACCTTGCCGGTCGGCGACTGGGCAAGCACCTCGTCCGGGTGGGCGTCCTCGTAAGCCGTGATGGCGCGGAGCAGCCCGTCGTATTCGTCGTCACCGAGCGGGGTGGTCCCGTCCCCGTAGTACGCGGCCGACGCCGCCAAGGCGGCCGTCACGGCCTCGGTGTAGGCGACAGGGGAAAGCAGGGCGCTGTTTTCGGTCATGCAGGTCATCATCGTGCCCGGCACTGACAATGCCGCCGGAGCTCGCCTGGCCACAGCCCGCAACCGAGCCGCTCTGCGGCACTCGGGTAACGGCGGTGGCGGTGAGTTAACCTGCCCGCATGGGCGGACACAGGCAGTTCACCGGCTGGCCCGAGCAGGCCATGGACGTGTTGTGGCAGCTCCAGGGCGAACCGACCCACACGACCCGCGAGCGCTGTCGCGCGGACCGCGAACGCCTGGTCCGGCAGCCGATGATCGCCCTGCTCAACGAGGTGGCGGACGCCGACCCGCGATACGAGGACTTCTCCGTCTGGCACTACCGGACCGGCTCCTGGTGGTGGCAGCACCAGAGCGCGGTGATCCGGCTCGAGCGCAAGATCGAGATCGGTCTCCGCTTCGCCTTGGACGGCCTGCGGATCCAGGGCGCCTGGTGGTACCCGGATCCCGGCCAGGTGGACAGGTTCCGCAAGGCCGTGGTCTCCGAGGGGAGCGGCCGCGAACTGTCCGCCATCGTCGAGGACCTGCGGAAGAAGGGCTACGACATCTCCGGGGACATGATGAAACGTCCCCCGCGCGGCTATCCGGCGGACCACTCCCGTGCGGACCTGCTGCGCCACCGTTCCCTGATCGCCGCCCGTCCCCTCGGCTGCGAGGAGTGGCTGCACACCCCCGAGGCGGTCGACCGGGTCCTCTCGGCCGCCGCCGACCTGGACGCCCTGCTGATGTGGCTGGTCCGCCACGTGAAGCCCGCCTCCTGACAACACGAGGGCACCGCGCCGGCGCGGGAGGAACGACACCGACCCGGTCCCGAGTCCCGGCGGACCAGGGCCTTGTGGAGCGTGGCAGAGGCAGCCCGCCCCCGTTGGAGGTCGGCGCAGCCGGCCGTGACGGACTTCGCGCACGGTGAGCCGCCCCGTGGGCGTCCTGCGGACCTAACGGTCCGATATGGGCTTGAATGGGAATAACGTGACATTCCATCACGGCATGCGGTTCCCGACTCTTGGCGAAGGGGGCTTCGTTGGAGGCCGATCAACGTTCCCGCACGGACAGGGTGGTCTTCGGGGTCACCGCGGGTCTGACGCTCGCGTTCGTCCTGTGGGGCGCAGTGGCGACGGACTCGCTGGAGAGCGTGTCGAGCAGCCTGCTCGAAGGGCTCATCCACAACGGCGGCTGGGCCTTCATGCTCGCCGCCAGCGCCTTCGTCGTCTTCGCCCTCTGGTTGGCGATCAGCCGCTACGGCCGGATCCGCCTCGGCCGCGAGGACGAGCCGCCGGAGTTCCGCACCGTCTCCTGGGTCGCCATGATGTTCAGCGCCGGCATGGGCATCGGGCTCATGTTCTACGGCGTGAGCGAACCCCTGGCACACTACGAGAATCCGCCGCCCGGCACCCACCCCGTCGACTCCGCCGAGCGGATGCAGACCTCGATGGCCACCACCCTGTTCCACTGGACGCTCCACCCGTGGGCGATCTACGCGGTCGTCGGCCTCGCCATCGCCTACAGCACGTTCCGTCGCGACCGCCGCCAGACGATCAGCGCGGTGTTCGAGCCGCTGATCGGCGCCCGGCACGCGCACGGCGCCATCGGCCGTGTCATCGACATCGTGGCAATCTTCGCCACCCTCTTCGGCTCCGCGGCCTCGCTGGGCCTCGGGGCCCTCCAGATCGGCAGCGGCTTCCGTGAGCTGGGCTGGATGGATTCGGTCAGCACCGCACTCCTCGTCGCCGTCATCGCCGTCCTGACCGTCGCTTTCGTCGCCTCCGCGGTCTCCGGCGTGGAACGCGGCATCCAGTGGCTGTCGAACATCAACATGGTGCTCGCCCTCCTGCTCGTCGTGTTCGTGTTCATCGCCGGGCCGACCATCATCGTGCTCGACCTCCTGCCCACCTCGCTCGGCGCCTACCTGGGCGACCTCCCCCAGCTCATCGGCCGCACCGAGGCCACCGGCGCCGGCGAGGTCGCCGAATGGCTGGGCAGCTGGACGGTCTTCTACTGGGCCTGGTGGATCTCCTGGACCCCCTTCGTCGGCATGTTCATCGCCCGGATCAGCCGCGGACGCACCATCCGGCAGTTCATCGGCGGCGTCATCCTCGTACCGAGCACGGTCAGCCTGCTGTGGTTCGCCGTCTTCGGCGGCACGGCCATGAAGCTCCGGGAGAGCGGCGGTCTCGACAAGGAGAGCACCCCCGAGGGACAGCTCTTCGGGCTGCTCCAGCAGTTCCCCATCTCCACCGCAATGAGCCTGCTGGTCATGGTCCTCGTCGCCATCTTCTTCGTCTCCGGCGCCGACGCCGCCTCCATCGTGATGGGCACGCTCTCGCAGAAGGGCGTCCTGGAACCGGCCCGGCTGGTGGTCGTCTTCTGGGGCGTGGTCACCGGCGCCGTCGCGGCCGTCATGCTCCTCATCGGCAACGGCAAGGGCGACGCGCTCGCCGGATTGCAGAACCTGACGATCCTCGTGGCGGCGCCGTTCACCCTGGTCATGATCGGCATGTGCGTGGCACTCGTACGGGACCTGCGGCAGGACCCGCTCATCATCCAGGGCGAACAGGGCGAGGAAGCCGTCGCCGTCGCCGTCGCCGCCGGCCACGAGGAGTACGGCGGCGACTTCGAGATCCGCATCGGCCCGGCCGGCGACCCGGAAGCGGACACCGCACAACCGCCCGCGGCACCTTCGACCCCGGACCGGTAGGACATCCGGGAGGTTCTCGGACAAGGGACACGCACTCGGCAGCATCGGCTCGTGACGGGGCATGGCCAGGGACGGCCATGCCCATGGAGCACCGCCCGAGCCGGACCAGGCCGAGGCCGAGGTCGAGGTCGAGGTCGAGGTCGAGGTCGAGGTCGAGGTCGAAAATGTCGACGCGGTCGTGCACCCGGACAACGCTCTGAATGGCGTGTTTTTTCAGCCAAACAATCGGACTCGCATTTACTCGCACTTTGACCACTATGTGCCACCCGTTCCAGGGATCAAGCGGTGGCTCGACGACTCAGACGCCGGGCGGGGAGGAGGGTATTGCGCGCCCCTTGGCGCTGAAACAAACGGAGTTACGACCTCCGCCGAAATCGGGCCACGAGTGCCCGAGGAGCCCGCGAAATTCCGGGCACGGCGATCGAAAGCGACCCTATGTTCGAAAGATCATCGAGGGGGCAGTCCGCTGCCTCACCTCGGAGTTCATCGAATGAAGGGTGTATTGAGTGAGAGCGAATTCGGCGTTCCGGTCCCTCGGGGCTGGGGCGTGTACGGCCGCGCTGCTCCTGTCGGCTGCGGCAGGTGCGGCGGCGCAGCCCTCCGCCGCAGGGCCATCGGCCGGGGGGCCATCGCCCGATGCCGCTCCCTCATGGACGGCCAGGGATGCGCAGGGACTCTTGTCGCCCAAGCGCATGGCGGCGGCTCAGCCTTGGAACCCGCAGGGCGGCACGGAATCCGCGGGCCGCACGCTGGGTGTCCGCTTCCCGACGCAGAACGCGGAAGGCCCGGACACCGGGGTGCTCTTCCGTTTGACGAAGAAGGGGCTGTACTTCTGTGGGGCGGGCGTCACCTCCAGCCCGTACCGCAATCTGATCGCGACGGCCGCCGACTGCCTGACCGGTGACCCGGCCGACAAGCTGGCCTTCGCGCCGCAGATCGCCAAGAACGCCTCCGGCGTCATCGAGGCGCCGAAGGGTGTCTACGCCGTCAAGAGGCAGGGGAATCGCTCTCTCGTATGGGCCGGCTCCGACGCGGCCCCTACCGCCTCCAAGGCCGCCGTCGGCTTCGCCGTGGTCGACAAGGGCATCAACGGCGACCAACTCGAGGACACCGTCCCCGGCCACCGCCTGCTGACTGACGCCGGCCG harbors:
- a CDS encoding DUF2461 family protein yields the protein MGGHRQFTGWPEQAMDVLWQLQGEPTHTTRERCRADRERLVRQPMIALLNEVADADPRYEDFSVWHYRTGSWWWQHQSAVIRLERKIEIGLRFALDGLRIQGAWWYPDPGQVDRFRKAVVSEGSGRELSAIVEDLRKKGYDISGDMMKRPPRGYPADHSRADLLRHRSLIAARPLGCEEWLHTPEAVDRVLSAAADLDALLMWLVRHVKPAS
- a CDS encoding BCCT family transporter translates to MEADQRSRTDRVVFGVTAGLTLAFVLWGAVATDSLESVSSSLLEGLIHNGGWAFMLAASAFVVFALWLAISRYGRIRLGREDEPPEFRTVSWVAMMFSAGMGIGLMFYGVSEPLAHYENPPPGTHPVDSAERMQTSMATTLFHWTLHPWAIYAVVGLAIAYSTFRRDRRQTISAVFEPLIGARHAHGAIGRVIDIVAIFATLFGSAASLGLGALQIGSGFRELGWMDSVSTALLVAVIAVLTVAFVASAVSGVERGIQWLSNINMVLALLLVVFVFIAGPTIIVLDLLPTSLGAYLGDLPQLIGRTEATGAGEVAEWLGSWTVFYWAWWISWTPFVGMFIARISRGRTIRQFIGGVILVPSTVSLLWFAVFGGTAMKLRESGGLDKESTPEGQLFGLLQQFPISTAMSLLVMVLVAIFFVSGADAASIVMGTLSQKGVLEPARLVVVFWGVVTGAVAAVMLLIGNGKGDALAGLQNLTILVAAPFTLVMIGMCVALVRDLRQDPLIIQGEQGEEAVAVAVAAGHEEYGGDFEIRIGPAGDPEADTAQPPAAPSTPDR
- the ligA gene encoding NAD-dependent DNA ligase LigA, with the translated sequence MTCMTENSALLSPVAYTEAVTAALAASAAYYGDGTTPLGDDEYDGLLRAITAYEDAHPDEVLAQSPTGKVAGGAVQGDVPHSVPMLSLDNVFDADELAEWAAGLERRLGHPVAGWCVEPKLDGLAVAARYRGGRLVQVLTRGDGLAGEDITHAADAVLGLPAVLTQPIDVELRGEVLLTTAQFEEANRIRLAHEATPFAHPRSGAAGTLRAKDRPYRIELTFFAYSAIGLADLGHVALLENLAALGANTAAGTAAAPLRCETVEQVQERVDVIAGLRGDLPFGIDGVVVKADTAEDQRQAGNGSRAPRWAVARKLAAEHKVTRLLAVEWNVGRTGIIAPRAVLEPVVIDGVTVTYATLHNPSDITRRGLMIDDQVFVYRAGDVIPRIEAPLVDQRTGAESPIVFPEACPRCGDAIDTSEQRWRCVRGRSCQAVASVIYAAGRDQLDIEGLGDTRAIQLVEAGLVKDVADLFTLTREQLLGLERMGETSATNLLAAIETARGAALNRVFCALGVRGTGRTMSRRIAAHFGSMAAIRAADADTLAGVDGIGGEKARVIAAELVELAPLLDKLQAQQVGTQVTEPQQPATGADDGEDKTGGPLAGQAVVVTGSMTGPLAVLSRNEMNELIERAGGKASSSVSKRTTLLVAGEKAGSKRTKAEELGIRILDPEEFAALVGDFLPTT